The proteins below come from a single Papaver somniferum cultivar HN1 chromosome 11, ASM357369v1, whole genome shotgun sequence genomic window:
- the LOC113322851 gene encoding TBC1 domain family member 10B-like yields the protein MKEKKKSLAFHPIEHKRDTYGFVVRPQHLKRYQEYANIFKEEEEERSDRWNNFLERQAFSAQLHLNGLSKDGHNTTSGAEASEWESTTLLEKVVEEDDTRSGSRSGLDGFNSETSMPEKEVMPQPIKNVKSHKIQIWGEIRPSLGTIEQMMSVRVMKSKKTLKSEQDAKTTNQVGLTEDDSEDEFYDLERSDSIQDANFSDTTSVSSDGISPEPCLPWKEELESLVRGGVPMALRGELWQAFVGARVRRVGKYYQDLLATGSHTSNNKEHGTSLSKTSRLSTECTPELWKGQIEKDLPRTFPGHPALDEDGRNALRRLLTAYARHNPSVGYCQAMNFFAGLLLLLMPEENAFWTLMAIIDDYFDGYYSEEMTESQVDQLVFEELMRERLPTLANHLDYLGVQVPWFTGPWFLSIFVNMLPWESVFRVWDVLLFEGNRVMLFRTALALMELYGPALVTTKDAGDAVTLMQSLTSSTFDSSQLVLTASMGYQAVNEARLQELRDKHRPSVIASIEERVKGLRGTRILKTNVTEGLNEMQMNGNVPVLDYGLLNCLTGSVGVRPAPNHHEEGASLKVQIGKVLEEKNSAIIRAEELETALVEMVKHDNRRQLNSKVQMLEQELDQLRKEVVYRQEQEETMIQVLMRVEHEQRATEDARILAEQDLAAQKDYTHELQEKYEETMRLIDQMEKRVVMAESMLEATLQYQSGQAKKLNSPRSSHVESSSVQVNQEKARDIPPRKFSLLST from the exons atgaaggagaagaagaagagtctaGCTTTTCACCCCATTGAGCATAAGAG GGATACTTATGGATTCGTAGTGAGACCTCAACATTTGAAGAGATATCAAGAGTATGCTAATATCTTCAAG gaggaagaagaggagagatcAGACAGATGGAATAACTTCTTGGAGAGGCAGGCATTTTCTGCGCAGCTACACTTAAATGGCTTATCAAAAGATGGACATAACACCACATCTGGTGCCGAAGCTTCAGAGTGGGAATCGACAACTTTGTTGGAGAAGGTTGTGGAAGAAGATGACACGAGAAGTGGGTCACGGTCTGGTTTAGATGGTTTCAACTCAGAGACAAGTATGCCAGAAAAGGAAGTGATGCCGCAACCAATTAAGAATGTAAAGAGTCATAAAATACAAATATGGGGTGAAATTAGACCATCTCTTGGTACCATTGAGCAAATGATGAGTGTTCGTGTTATGAAAAGCaagaaaacattaaaaagtgaGCAGGACGCAAAAACCACAAATCAAGTTGGTTTGACTGAAGATGATTCTGAAGATGAGTTCTATGACTTAGAGAGATCGGACTCAATCCAAGATGCCAACTTCAGTGACACTACCAGTGTTTCAAGTGATGGAATTTCTCCGGAACCTTGCTTGCCTTGGAAAGAGGAATTGGAGTCACTAGTTAGAGGAGGAGTACCAATGGCTCTTAGGGGAGAG CTTTGGCAAGCCTTTGTGGGTGCTAGGGTACGTCGAGTGGGGAAATATTACCAAGATTTGCTAGCTACAGGTTCTCATACCAGTAATAACAAAGAGCATGGTACATCCTTGTCTAAGACAAGTAGATTGAGCACAGAATGCACACCTGAGCTATGGAAGGGGCAGATTGAGAAG GATCTGCCTCGAACCTTTCCAGGTCATCCCGCTTTGGATGAGGACGGTAGAAATGCGTTGAGGCGTTTACTCACAGCATATGCTCGGCATAACCCCTCTGTAGGGTACTGCCAG GCCATGAACTTCTTTGCTGGGTTATTATTGCTATTAATGCCTGAAGAAAATGCATTTTG GACTTTGATGGCTATCATTGATGACTATTTTGATGGCTACTACTCCGAGGAAATGACAGAATCTCAG GTAGACCAACTTGTCTTTGAGGAGCTGATGCGTGAAAGGCTTCCCACATTGG CCAATCATCTCGATTACCTGGGAGTACAGGTGCCATGGTTCACAGGACCCTGGTTCCTGTCCATTTTTGTGAATATGCTTCCTTGGGAAAGTG TGTTTCGAGTCTGGGATGTCCTTCTTTTTGAAGGTAACCGTGTTATGCTATTTCGGACCGCACTTGCATTGATGGAATTATATG GACCTGCACTAGTTACAACAAAAGATGCTGGAGATGCTGTTACTTTGATGCAGTCCCTTACTTCTTCAACATTCGACAGTAGTCAGCTTGTATTAACTGCATCCATGGGTTACCAAGCTGTCAATGAAGCTAGATTGCAGGAGTTGAGAGACAAACATCGTCCATCAGTAATAGCATCCATAGAGGAAAGAGTAAAAGGGCTTCGCGGTACAAGAATACTAAAGACAAATGTAACAGAAGGACTAAATGAAATGCAAATGAATGGAAATGTCCCTGTTTTGGATTATGGCCTCCTAAATTGCCTAACAGGGAGTGTGGGTGTACGTCCTGCTCCCAATCATCACGAGGAG GGTGCATCTTTGAAAGTTCAGATCGGTAAAGTGTTGGAGGAGAAAAATTCGGCTATCATCAG AGCTGAAGAGCTAGAGACAGCACTAGTTGAGATGGTCAAGCATGATAACAGACGTCAATTAAATTCAAAG GTTCAGATGTTGGAGCAAGAGCTAGATCAACTACGAAAGGAAGTCGTGTACAGGCAAGAACAAGAAGAAACCATGATTCAG GTCCTGATGCGAGTAGAACATGAACAAAGGGCAACAGAAGATGCTCGTATATTGGCTGAGCAAGACTTGGCTGCTCAAAAAGATTACACTCACGAGCTTCag GAGAAATATGAAGAGACTATGAGATTGATTGATCAGATGGAGAAGAGGGTGGTCATGGCAGAGTCAATGCTGGAGGCTACATTACAGTACCAATCTGGTCAAGCTAAGAAGCTAAATTCCCCAAG ATCTTCACATGTGGAATCTTCATCAGTACAAGTAAACCAGGAGAAGGCCCGTGATATACCACCTAGAAAATTCAGCTTGCTCTCCACGTAA